ATATCAATAACTTTGGGTATGCTTGCCTATTTTTTCTCGGACATCAATGATTTATTATATACGTTCTTTTCGTTGTTTAATCACAAGCATTTATTTATCGAACGAAATAAATAATATATTGTACTGCGGAGTTTCTTTATCTGCAAGCTTTTTCTTATATTTGCACACTTTTTATGGCAATTGGCGCTGAATTTAAACCTTATGTAAATTTTTTGCTTTTCATTGCCAGCAAAAACAAATAATTTATACTATTAATTTTGCCGTAAAAACGGTAACAACATTTATTGAAGCAAAGGGGAAATATGCCTTTAAGAAAACTTAGAAACATTGGGATTGCTGCACATATTGATGCAGGTAAGACAACATGTACTGAACGTATCCTGTTTTTTACAGGAGTAAATCGAAAAACGGGAGAAGTTCACGATGGACAGGCTACCATGGATTTTATGAAACAGGAACAGGAACGAGGCATTACTATTGCTTCTGCTGCAATATCATGTTCATGGAACGATTCCCAGATAAATATCATTGATACTCCCGGACACGTTGATTTTACTGTAGAAGTAGAAAGATCATTACGCGTTATTGATGGGATGGTTGCTTTATTCTGCGCAGTTGGTGGCGTGGAGCCGCAAAGTGAAACAGTATGGAATCAGGCCGACAGGTACAAAGTTCCCCGTATCGCTTTTGTAAATAAAATGGACCGTACAGGAGCTGACTTTAATAGCGTGGTAAAGCAGTTAAATAAAAACCTCGATGCTAAAGCAATTGCACTACAACTACCAATGGGCGCTGAAGATAGTTTCGTTGGGATGATTGATGTTATTGAGCGTAAAGCATACACATTTGTAGATAAAGAACGTATCGAATCGGAAATTCCTGAAGAATATAAAGCTGCTGCTGAAGAAGCAAGAAATATAATTGCTGAAAAACTAGCTGATTTTAATGAAGAAATCATGTCACTTTTCCTTGATGAAAAAGAAATTCCAAATGAATTATTAAAAAATACAGCTCGTGAAGCAACATTAAAACTACTGATAACACCGGTATTTTGTGGCGCTGCATATAAAAATAAAGGCATTCAGCTTTTACTTGATGCGATTGTGGATTATTTACCATCACCCCTGGATAAAGGCGCAATTATCGGAACAGATATAGATGATTCGGAAAAAACACGTACAAGAAATCCTTCTGCTCATGAACCTTTTTCTGCTCTTGCGTTTAAAGTGATACACGACCCATTTGTTGGACAACAAACTTTCGTAAGAATTTATTCAGGAACACTGAAAAGTGGATTACAAATTATGAATTCCACGAAAAGAAAAAATGAACGGATCGGACGAATTCTTAGGATTAGCGCAAAAGACAGGGAAGAAATTTTTGAAGCCGGTCCCGGCGATATTGTTGCATTGATTGGAATGAAATTCACTAAAACAGGCGACACTTTATGCGATATGGAACACCCGCTTTTACTAGAATCTATTCATATTCCTCAAACTGTTGTTGAATTAAAAATAATGCCGCCCAAACCCAAAGATCAGCAGAAACTTGGTGAAGCTCTTGGAAAACTAGTAAATGAGGACCCTTCTTTCAGGGTACGTTTTGATGAAGAAACTGAAGAAACAGTTATTTCAGGAATGGGCGAACTGCATCTTGAAATTATTATCGATAGGTTACGACGTGAATTTAATTGTGAAGTTGAAGTTGGCGAACCTGCTGTTGCATTCAGAGAAACAATAACAGCAGAAGAAGAATGCGATTATAAATATGCTAAACAATCAGGTGGTAAAGGACAATTCGCACGTACAGTAATGAGAATTGAACCAAACGAAGGAAAAGGATTTGAATTTATTGATAAAATCAAAGGTGGTGCAATTCCATCGGAATACATTCCTTCGGTTCAGAAAGGAATTTTAAAAACACTGGAAAAAGGCATTATTGCAGGGTTCCCGGTTGTTGATGTAAAAGTGGTATTAATTGACGGCTCCTTCCACCCTGTTGATTCATCAGATATGGCTTTCCAGACATGTGCTTCCATATGTTTTAAACAAGCTTTCATTAAAGCAAATCCAATTCTTTTAGAACCGGTAATGAAAATCGAAATCAACACACCTGACGATTATATTGGCGATGTAGTTGGTAATTTAAATAAACGTCGTGGTAAAATTGAAGCCATGCGCCGTTTCCGTAAAGGTTCACAAAAATTAAACGGATTTGTTCCATTAATGGAAATGTTTGGATATGCTAATCAGTTAAGGAATATATCCAGTGGTAGAGCAAATTATTCAATGGAATTCTTTCAATACATGCCCACACCAAAAAGTGTACAGGAAGACGTATTAAAGAAACTGGAAGAAAAGAAAAAAGCAAAAGCTTAAATAAAATTTATTATGATTAT
This window of the Bacteroidales bacterium genome carries:
- the fusA gene encoding elongation factor G; protein product: MPLRKLRNIGIAAHIDAGKTTCTERILFFTGVNRKTGEVHDGQATMDFMKQEQERGITIASAAISCSWNDSQINIIDTPGHVDFTVEVERSLRVIDGMVALFCAVGGVEPQSETVWNQADRYKVPRIAFVNKMDRTGADFNSVVKQLNKNLDAKAIALQLPMGAEDSFVGMIDVIERKAYTFVDKERIESEIPEEYKAAAEEARNIIAEKLADFNEEIMSLFLDEKEIPNELLKNTAREATLKLLITPVFCGAAYKNKGIQLLLDAIVDYLPSPLDKGAIIGTDIDDSEKTRTRNPSAHEPFSALAFKVIHDPFVGQQTFVRIYSGTLKSGLQIMNSTKRKNERIGRILRISAKDREEIFEAGPGDIVALIGMKFTKTGDTLCDMEHPLLLESIHIPQTVVELKIMPPKPKDQQKLGEALGKLVNEDPSFRVRFDEETEETVISGMGELHLEIIIDRLRREFNCEVEVGEPAVAFRETITAEEECDYKYAKQSGGKGQFARTVMRIEPNEGKGFEFIDKIKGGAIPSEYIPSVQKGILKTLEKGIIAGFPVVDVKVVLIDGSFHPVDSSDMAFQTCASICFKQAFIKANPILLEPVMKIEINTPDDYIGDVVGNLNKRRGKIEAMRRFRKGSQKLNGFVPLMEMFGYANQLRNISSGRANYSMEFFQYMPTPKSVQEDVLKKLEEKKKAKA